The proteins below come from a single Halobacillus salinarum genomic window:
- a CDS encoding permease has product MLVKTSNALIYFIFSLVFVAIFVAFVGGEFIPIEKYAALPQEILDINTLFLSIFLEAIPFVLIGVFISALIQSFIKEEHLQRFIPSNPILAIIPGVIIGAIFPICECAVVPIVRRLVQKGMPLHVGFVILVSAPILNPIVYLSTYYAFQSSHHVALERMGLAFVVSIILGLLIYCFYGDSNQLKGIHSSASGHHHPHKRIGKWKETMHHAIDEFFGMGKYLLFGSLVASVIQAFLARETLLNVGHGLVSGPSAMMGMAYVLSLCSEADAFVAASFKSVTSGTSLLAFLVYGPMIDLKNTILLFAYFKNKFVAGFLVLVTVVVFSVILLYSFWY; this is encoded by the coding sequence ATGCTCGTCAAAACTTCAAATGCGCTCATCTATTTCATATTTTCCCTCGTGTTCGTGGCTATCTTTGTCGCTTTTGTCGGCGGGGAATTTATCCCCATTGAAAAATACGCAGCTCTTCCGCAAGAAATCCTGGATATCAATACGCTGTTTCTTAGTATATTCCTAGAAGCTATCCCTTTTGTACTAATCGGTGTTTTTATTTCGGCGCTTATCCAGTCGTTTATTAAAGAAGAACATTTACAGCGTTTTATTCCCTCCAATCCGATCCTGGCGATTATCCCTGGGGTTATCATTGGAGCGATCTTTCCTATTTGTGAATGTGCGGTTGTACCAATCGTTAGACGGCTCGTTCAAAAAGGCATGCCCCTCCATGTAGGATTTGTTATTCTCGTTTCTGCCCCCATATTAAATCCGATTGTGTATCTATCCACCTATTACGCTTTTCAGTCGAGTCACCACGTCGCACTTGAACGAATGGGACTGGCCTTTGTCGTATCCATTATACTAGGTCTGCTCATCTATTGTTTTTACGGGGACAGCAACCAATTGAAAGGAATTCATTCATCTGCATCCGGTCACCATCATCCCCATAAAAGGATAGGAAAATGGAAAGAGACGATGCACCACGCCATTGACGAATTTTTTGGTATGGGAAAATACTTACTATTTGGCTCCCTGGTAGCTAGCGTGATTCAGGCTTTTCTGGCACGGGAAACGTTATTAAATGTCGGACACGGGCTGGTAAGCGGCCCTTCAGCTATGATGGGAATGGCTTACGTTCTCTCTCTTTGTTCGGAAGCTGATGCATTTGTTGCTGCTTCCTTTAAGTCAGTTACTTCCGGCACCTCTTTGTTAGCCTTTTTAGTTTACGGTCCCATGATTGATTTAAAAAATACCATTTTATTATTCGCCTATTTTAAAAACAAGTTTGTGGCAGGGTTTTTAGTACTTGTGACGGTCGTTGTATTCTCAGTTATTCTCCTGTACAGCTTTTGGTATTAA
- a CDS encoding enoyl-CoA hydratase/isomerase family protein, whose translation MYYQVLFSQQENGVASITLNRQEALHSLNDQMLDAIGKQLMEWERNDQVKLIVLKGAGTKGLCAGGDIKTLYKARSSQEAMEKAVQFFQREYEVDELVYSYSKPIIACLDGIVMGGGVGLSYGADYRIVTEKTKWAMPEMNIGFFPDVGAAYFLNRAPGYTGRYLALTASILKAEDVIYSRAADDYMTRDTLEKFLAYLEEIDWHQLSVDDTLQKAVEQFAAKPPQPSQLKDVQEEIDLHFSKATVEEIVDSLQNSETDFARKTRDTILSKSPSSVKVTLKQLIKGEGKSLSSCLDEDFTIAKNFLLHDDFYEGIRSVLIDKDHEPEYKYQNLSEVSDETVRSFFVDRNPAEIK comes from the coding sequence AGACAGGAAGCTCTCCATTCGCTCAATGATCAAATGCTGGATGCGATTGGTAAGCAGCTCATGGAATGGGAACGAAATGACCAGGTTAAACTGATTGTTCTTAAGGGAGCAGGAACGAAGGGATTATGTGCGGGTGGAGATATTAAAACACTCTATAAAGCCAGAAGTAGTCAAGAAGCAATGGAGAAGGCCGTACAGTTTTTCCAAAGGGAGTATGAGGTGGATGAGTTAGTCTATTCATATAGTAAGCCTATTATTGCCTGTCTGGATGGCATTGTTATGGGCGGAGGAGTTGGGCTCAGCTATGGGGCAGATTACCGGATTGTCACGGAAAAAACCAAGTGGGCTATGCCCGAAATGAACATTGGCTTTTTCCCAGATGTAGGGGCAGCCTATTTTCTGAATCGTGCTCCAGGTTACACAGGACGCTACTTGGCTTTGACTGCTTCAATCTTAAAAGCTGAAGATGTTATCTACAGCCGGGCTGCAGATGACTATATGACTAGAGATACTTTGGAAAAATTTCTTGCTTATTTAGAAGAAATCGATTGGCACCAGCTTTCAGTAGACGACACATTACAAAAGGCTGTGGAACAATTTGCAGCGAAGCCACCTCAACCTAGCCAGTTAAAAGACGTGCAGGAGGAAATCGACCTTCACTTCTCAAAAGCAACTGTGGAGGAAATTGTGGATTCTCTTCAGAATTCGGAAACCGATTTTGCAAGGAAGACACGCGACACGATCTTATCTAAGTCTCCAAGTTCCGTAAAAGTAACGTTAAAACAATTGATCAAGGGAGAAGGAAAATCGCTGTCTTCTTGTTTAGATGAGGATTTTACCATTGCAAAAAACTTCCTCCTTCATGACGACTTTTATGAAGGAATCCGCTCAGTGCTCATCGATAAAGATCATGAACCGGAGTACAAGTATCAAAACTTATCTGAGGTTAGCGATGAAACGGTTCGAAGCTTTTTCGTCGATCGGAATCCTGCGGAGATTAAATAG
- a CDS encoding coiled-coil domain-containing protein: protein MSLLGLFGHNSVFANDPDQMSKQEVHNEQKKVEERMNEKSNKLSELKAEEKEMKDALSKINLKVKENNEKLASLNEKIEKTKQEIASLKKDIAATKKKIKERKAVLKKRARAMQVNDQRTSYLSVLMGSQDFGDFIERAMAVTTIVNADQNLLEEQKKNQQQLEHDQKALNEKMEQRKQALDELESVKVQLNYQIDEKNSLIEKMKEEQLLTSSDLKDLEQDSAELSEREKELVKEEKRKARLAQQRKEQQRKEQQHEVRQNKVEVASAPSGTVKKGSSAIETAIHAGSALVGNSPYNWGGGRNSTDIANRSFDCSSFVRWAFSQAGVNLGSVTGTTTNTLVNRGISVSASSMKRGDIVFFDTYKTNGHVGIYLGNGRFLNDNSSTGVTIDSMNNPYWKSTFSGVVRRVVQ, encoded by the coding sequence ATGAGTTTACTGGGTTTATTTGGACATAATTCTGTATTCGCTAATGATCCGGATCAGATGAGTAAGCAGGAAGTACATAATGAGCAAAAGAAAGTAGAAGAAAGAATGAACGAAAAATCCAACAAGTTATCTGAACTAAAGGCAGAAGAAAAAGAAATGAAAGATGCCTTGTCTAAGATTAACTTGAAAGTAAAAGAAAACAATGAGAAGCTGGCGTCATTAAATGAGAAGATCGAAAAAACGAAACAAGAGATTGCGTCTTTGAAAAAAGACATTGCGGCCACGAAAAAAAAGATCAAAGAAAGAAAAGCAGTTCTTAAAAAAAGAGCGCGGGCAATGCAGGTCAATGACCAGCGGACAAGCTATTTGAGTGTCCTCATGGGGTCCCAGGATTTTGGGGATTTTATTGAACGAGCGATGGCGGTAACGACCATTGTTAATGCAGACCAAAATTTGCTGGAAGAACAGAAGAAGAACCAGCAGCAGCTGGAACACGACCAAAAAGCGTTAAATGAGAAAATGGAACAGAGAAAGCAGGCGCTTGATGAATTGGAAAGTGTGAAAGTGCAATTAAACTATCAGATCGATGAGAAAAATAGTTTAATAGAAAAGATGAAGGAAGAGCAGCTGCTTACCTCCAGCGATCTTAAGGACCTCGAACAGGATTCTGCTGAGCTTTCCGAGCGGGAGAAAGAATTGGTTAAGGAAGAAAAACGAAAAGCAAGACTCGCACAACAGCGTAAGGAACAACAACGTAAAGAACAGCAGCATGAAGTCCGGCAAAATAAAGTCGAGGTGGCGTCCGCTCCTTCTGGAACTGTGAAAAAAGGAAGCAGTGCGATCGAAACAGCGATTCATGCCGGTTCTGCTCTTGTTGGAAATTCTCCGTACAACTGGGGAGGCGGCAGAAACAGTACGGACATTGCAAACCGTTCCTTTGACTGTTCTTCGTTTGTACGCTGGGCATTTTCACAAGCGGGAGTGAACTTGGGTTCAGTGACGGGCACAACGACCAATACGCTCGTCAACCGTGGTATAAGCGTGAGTGCTTCTTCCATGAAAAGAGGAGACATCGTATTTTTTGACACGTACAAAACCAATGGCCATGTAGGAATTTATCTAGGAAATGGCAGGTTTTTAAATGATAACAGTTCAACTGGAGTCACGATAGACTCGATGAACAACCCTTATTGGAAATCTACCTTTAGTGGCGTAGTCCGAAGAGTCGTCCAATAA
- a CDS encoding TIGR03943 family putative permease subunit, with product MKQSTHLFIQRIVLLGFTFLIFKLMVTGNIYNYVSPKMFPYVYFSFFVLALLCFMQFLRTKEEHEEENCDCGHDHAPTGSPLKVLLVYSLFLVPIFTGLLFSDHTLGTTIAQKKEFKYEASGSQNTDSSINNSQSTGKSAGKQQLDESGIITEQQLHPELYQQMSSENSITLTTENYMGAISILEENPAKFRGKKITIDGFVYREKEFPDTRIVLGRFGVTCCIADASLYGLMAEGDNLQSLKTDSWLQITGTLNEAVINDWSLPLIEIDSVKEMNKPSKAYVYENIDYSKLP from the coding sequence TTGAAACAGTCGACTCATTTATTTATCCAGAGGATCGTTTTGCTGGGATTTACGTTTTTAATTTTTAAATTGATGGTCACTGGCAATATTTATAACTATGTATCACCGAAAATGTTTCCGTATGTTTATTTTTCATTTTTTGTTCTTGCCCTTTTGTGCTTCATGCAATTCCTCCGCACCAAGGAGGAGCATGAAGAAGAAAATTGCGACTGTGGACATGACCACGCACCGACGGGATCCCCGCTTAAAGTCCTGCTGGTCTACTCTTTATTTCTTGTCCCTATTTTCACAGGACTGCTCTTCTCTGATCACACGTTAGGTACGACGATCGCGCAGAAAAAAGAATTTAAATATGAAGCCTCGGGTTCTCAAAATACGGATTCCTCTATAAATAATAGTCAAAGTACGGGCAAGTCAGCCGGTAAACAGCAGCTTGATGAAAGTGGCATCATTACCGAGCAGCAGCTCCATCCTGAGCTTTATCAGCAAATGAGTTCAGAGAACAGCATAACGTTAACTACAGAAAACTACATGGGTGCGATCAGTATTCTTGAGGAAAACCCGGCCAAATTCCGAGGAAAAAAAATCACGATAGATGGGTTTGTCTATCGGGAAAAAGAATTTCCAGATACTCGGATCGTACTTGGAAGATTTGGAGTAACCTGCTGCATTGCTGACGCAAGTCTGTATGGGCTTATGGCAGAAGGGGATAATTTACAATCATTGAAAACAGATTCCTGGCTGCAAATTACGGGAACGTTAAACGAAGCTGTCATCAATGATTGGTCGCTGCCATTAATTGAAATCGATAGTGTAAAAGAAATGAACAAGCCTTCAAAGGCTTATGTATATGAGAACATCGATTATAGTAAACTCCCTTAA